Proteins encoded in a region of the Planococcus shixiaomingii genome:
- a CDS encoding FadR/GntR family transcriptional regulator has product MNQSKRYLDIVRDIRDMIRQEKIRPGDRIPSERELAETLQVGRSTIREALRSLELLGLIETRRGEGTFLADHRNHRLVEVLSTFILQDNQSQKDVRETRLMHELSAIQTICQSDSISQMGVWNSFRIRLLEEESEFQREDFVRELMVLSGNRLSLKIWFLLQQYSGSPYNGTVTEPEKEQLLNILAAIEQRQTDKAANEFKTWSDWLLKERMRNDS; this is encoded by the coding sequence ATGAATCAATCTAAACGATATTTAGATATAGTCCGCGACATAAGGGACATGATCAGGCAGGAAAAAATCCGGCCGGGCGACCGCATTCCATCAGAAAGAGAATTGGCCGAAACGCTGCAAGTTGGGCGTTCGACTATCAGGGAAGCTTTGAGAAGTTTAGAATTGTTGGGTTTAATTGAAACGCGCAGAGGAGAAGGCACTTTTTTGGCTGATCACCGGAATCATCGGTTGGTAGAAGTGCTTTCCACATTTATCTTACAGGATAACCAGTCTCAAAAAGACGTGAGGGAAACGAGGCTGATGCATGAATTGTCAGCCATACAAACCATTTGCCAGAGCGATTCAATTAGCCAAATGGGTGTTTGGAATAGTTTTCGCATACGCTTACTAGAGGAAGAAAGTGAATTTCAACGTGAGGATTTTGTCCGGGAACTAATGGTGTTGTCAGGCAATCGCTTATCCTTGAAAATTTGGTTTCTATTGCAACAATACAGTGGGAGTCCGTATAACGGAACGGTTACTGAACCTGAAAAAGAACAGCTGCTGAATATATTGGCGGCTATTGAGCAACGACAAACGGATAAAGCCGCAAATGAGTTCAAAACTTGGAGCGATTGGCTACTAAAGGAGAGAATGCGCAATGATTCGTGA
- the accD gene encoding acetyl-CoA carboxylase, carboxyltransferase subunit beta, with product MIRDIFKRNKDKKGATIPTKAAKGMPEGLMTKCPECKYIALTKELITVHKVCPKCDHHFKLTAHERIASLLDEGSFSSMDDHLKSENPLGFPGYAEKIQQDSEKTGLNEAVLTGIGKLSGHEVAIAVMDSHFRMGSMGSVVGEKITRAIEAATEKKLPFIIFTASGGARMQEGVLSLMQMAKTSVALKRHSNEGLLFVSVLTHPTTGGVSASFASVGDINIAEPKALIGFAGRRVIEQTVREKLPEDFQTAEFLLAHGQLDAVVHRADMQETLSSIVRLHTKGAVQNG from the coding sequence ATGATTCGTGATATTTTTAAACGAAATAAAGACAAAAAAGGGGCGACGATCCCTACAAAAGCCGCAAAAGGGATGCCGGAAGGATTAATGACCAAATGCCCTGAATGCAAATACATCGCACTGACAAAAGAATTAATAACGGTCCATAAAGTATGCCCGAAATGTGATCATCACTTTAAATTGACGGCTCACGAACGGATTGCGAGTCTGCTTGATGAAGGGTCATTTTCATCTATGGACGATCACTTGAAATCGGAAAACCCGCTTGGTTTCCCGGGATATGCAGAGAAAATTCAGCAAGACAGTGAAAAGACCGGATTGAATGAAGCTGTGTTGACAGGCATCGGCAAATTATCGGGCCATGAAGTGGCCATTGCTGTCATGGATTCCCATTTCCGAATGGGCTCTATGGGATCCGTAGTAGGCGAAAAGATTACGCGTGCGATTGAAGCGGCTACTGAAAAGAAACTGCCGTTCATCATCTTTACGGCCAGCGGCGGTGCACGGATGCAAGAAGGCGTTTTATCGTTGATGCAGATGGCTAAAACGAGCGTTGCATTAAAACGGCACAGCAATGAGGGACTGCTGTTCGTATCCGTCTTAACTCATCCGACAACAGGCGGGGTATCAGCTAGCTTTGCGTCTGTCGGCGATATAAATATCGCGGAGCCAAAAGCATTGATCGGCTTTGCTGGACGGCGCGTCATCGAACAAACGGTTCGCGAGAAACTGCCGGAAGATTTCCAGACTGCTGAATTTCTGCTTGCGCATGGCCAGCTTGATGCAGTAGTGCACCGGGCTGACATGCAGGAAACTTTATCTTCAATTGTACGCTTACACACGAAAGGGGCAGTCCAAAATGGCTAA
- the accA gene encoding acetyl-CoA carboxylase carboxyl transferase subunit alpha, with protein MAKTTPKSMPFEEPLIELRKKIDELKEYTTTAEVDLSSGIQSLEDRLAKLECDIYENMKPWDRVQVARHPNRPTTLDYISLLFKDFIELHGDRSFGDDEAIVGGIASFQGQPVTVIGHQRGKDTKENIRRNFGMPHPEGYRKALRLMKQAEKFKRPIICLIDTKGAYPGKAAEERGQSEAIARNLVEMAGLEVPVISIVIGEGGSGGALALGVGNHILMLENSTFSVISPEGAASILWKDSALAQTAAEAMKITAPDLLEMKVIERVIPEVRGGAHHDCNKQASYISDAIKQSFDELCSLSGQELIDQRYAKFKSIGIFSE; from the coding sequence ATGGCTAAAACTACGCCGAAATCGATGCCTTTTGAAGAACCGCTGATTGAATTGCGGAAAAAAATAGACGAGTTGAAAGAATATACAACTACGGCTGAAGTGGATTTGAGTTCAGGAATCCAAAGTTTGGAAGATCGCCTTGCTAAGTTGGAATGCGATATCTATGAAAACATGAAGCCGTGGGACCGTGTCCAAGTTGCCCGGCACCCTAATCGCCCGACGACGTTGGATTATATTTCGCTTCTTTTCAAAGACTTTATTGAGCTTCATGGCGACCGGTCGTTTGGAGACGATGAAGCGATTGTAGGCGGTATTGCGTCATTCCAAGGCCAGCCAGTTACGGTAATCGGCCATCAGCGCGGCAAAGATACGAAAGAAAACATTCGCCGCAATTTTGGCATGCCGCATCCAGAAGGTTACCGAAAAGCGCTTCGCTTGATGAAGCAAGCGGAAAAATTCAAACGCCCGATCATTTGCTTGATCGATACGAAAGGCGCGTATCCCGGGAAAGCTGCAGAAGAACGCGGCCAAAGCGAAGCAATTGCACGCAATTTAGTGGAAATGGCGGGACTTGAAGTTCCGGTCATCTCTATCGTAATAGGAGAAGGGGGAAGCGGCGGCGCATTGGCGCTTGGCGTCGGCAACCATATTTTGATGCTTGAAAACTCAACGTTCTCCGTTATTTCACCTGAAGGGGCAGCGTCTATTTTATGGAAAGATTCAGCGCTTGCCCAAACGGCTGCGGAAGCCATGAAGATTACAGCTCCTGATTTATTGGAAATGAAAGTCATTGAACGAGTGATTCCAGAAGTTCGAGGCGGAGCGCATCACGACTGCAATAAACAAGCTTCTTATATTAGCGATGCAATCAAGCAATCGTTCGATGAACTATGCTCGTTATCCGGGCAGGAATTGATCGATCAGCGCTACGCTAAATTTAAATCTATCGGCATATTCAGTGAATAA